In Nymphaea colorata isolate Beijing-Zhang1983 chromosome 5, ASM883128v2, whole genome shotgun sequence, one genomic interval encodes:
- the LOC116255209 gene encoding uncharacterized protein LOC116255209, whose translation MDTRKTLTLTGKSFESQVNQIGAVEYMTNSRLHHILAGESSREAHPHDLHPSLALPRSLARSLSIVRLEALSRCSVSVRRALAFLEKLRQLPVHSRSSSGTMRMGLVDDRKSYIMENMIHLRDWYLIKSPTAHMGKRLAIGGILSKGDQDVGIFQSAPIVERLNAFRLRTADGVIIILFGLIDRQRTSENGFPSEVLSLFQTGFPFTWEILTDTYISSNDTSCCSLGHDNNADELMHSTGRARRVRIFSDDDKWSKNDSAGGPECHRSMKSSFARKIEGNIQEFDDADGKMHPDHGDRCVKNCVDEAIMKQTLLDTVKIISYKDKGIQPHHVFEHVNSDMEQSAADKPSPMKGTGNFYSVASVSVGQSVEMTPNTHEVGYAANTGFDKDCNNLLKSPECSNDMLSANIPVEKLDGGDGNVVKDPEIQNVSCSEIMYLSESQIVMPLATPFKCTLATSVSSPVVLIHKRVPRQPGKNTPVDAESGAFMENSVGERIRDTAKLVIGGCTTSSNSKSVKHEHVESENDSLLRSPVKRTKTCQLGLSKELSQRGAHMKSEAIKVTGKDASSVAPFTHRVTRSRARSSSFEVLEKREYNDSYGLKDDFNKDTVIPMDCPKDDLVGMDDSTSGAFEFGIEENKDKMRLDAETKDSGHGITRLKAMSSRLRRSQKEGKQGCSTQKVSNGEDVTVSTNCFKDTVLNMYSRRSHFIGTETGKNKYKLGLDAKSFDSGHRTTRSRAMSSSLRSPRKEREGDCHTQKNSSNMNVTVSESCSKGGVCDNRHGETEIGVGEIKNKEILDAKILDSDELLNLTNKIGHGTEKCKLQYGPSTDLHTQHAGKHLLSAVGCDQVEGLVRQRSEASDDLQESKHSCSKTVATGKKKKRKRNVQHACRLFVPSGSAEKSSSAPGRALNLKMSSSGRLIVPPLAHWRNEQIVYDTEGKIACVFDGSQVVKRPGNMLTRRRKPQRL comes from the exons ATGGACACTAGGAAGACATTGACGTTGACGGGAAAAAGTTTTGAGTCTCAAGTCAATCAAATTGGAGCTGTGGAATACATGACCAATA GTCGCCTGCACCACATTTTGGCGGGAGAGTCCAGCCGGGAGGCACATCCTCATGATCTCCATCCGTCTCTTGCTCTCCCTCGCTCGCTCGCTCGTTCGCTCTCTATCGTCCGCCTTGAG GCCTTATCCAGATGTTCAGTGAGTGTCAGGAGAGCCCTTGCGTTCTTGGAGAAACTCAGGCAATTGCCGGTGCATAGCAGATCCTCAAGTGGAACAATGAGAATGGGATTAGTCGATGATCGCAAGAGCTACATTATGGAAAACATG ATTCATTTACGCGATTGGTACTTGATAAAATCACCAACAGCACACATGGGGAAAAGATTAGCCATTGGAGGCATCTTATCAAAAGG GGATCAGGATGTAGGAATTTTTCAATCAGCACCTATCGTTGAAAGACTTAATGCCTTTAGGCTTAGGACAGCAGATGGAGTTATTATTATTCTCTTTGGGCTTATTGATCGACAAAGGACCTCTGAAAATGGTTTTCCAAGTGAG GTGCTAAGTCTGTTCCAGACAGGCTTTCCATTTACATGGGAAATCCTTACCGACACATACATCAGCAGCAATGATACTTCTTGCTGTTCTTTAGGACATGATAACAATGCTGATGAACTGATGCATTCGACTGGTAGAGCAAGACGTGTTAGAATATTCTCAGATGATGACAAATGGAGCAAAAATGATTCTGCTGGTGGGCCAGAGTGTCACAGATCAATGAAGAGCTCTTTTGCTAGGAAAATTGAAG GAAATATTCAGGAGTTTGATGATGCTGATGGAAAAATGCACCCTGATCATGGTGACAGATGTGTAAAAAATTGTGTGGATGAAGCCATCATGAAACAAACATTGTTGGACACAGTGAAGATTATCTCATATAAAGATAAAGGCATACAACCACACCATGTGTTTGAACATGTAAACAGCGATATGGAACAAAGTGCAGCAGATAAACCTTCTCCAATGAAGGGCACAGGGAATTTCTATTCTGTGGCTTCTGTTTCGGTGGGTCAGTCTGTGGAAATGACACCAAATACTCATGAGGTTGGATATGCAGCTAATACTGGTTTTGATAAAGATTGTAACAACTTGCTTAAATCCCCTGAATGCAGCAATGACATGTTAAGTGCGAATATTCCTGTAGAGAAGTTAGATGGTGGGGATGGTAATGTTGTCAAGGATCCTGAGATACAAAATGTTTCATGCTCAGAAATCATGTACCTATCAGAATCACAAATAGTAATGCCATTGGCTACTCCCTTTAAATGCACTCTTGCAACATCAGTTTCTAGTCCTGTTGTTTTAATACATAAAAGGGTTCCACGTCAGCCAGGTAAAAATACTCCAGTAGATGCAGAAAGTGGAGCCTTTATGGAAAATTCTGTTGGTGAAAGGATTAGGGATACGGCAAAATTAGTTATTGGAGGATGCACAACGAGTTCAAATTCTAAAAGTGTCAAACATGAGCATGTTGAATCTGAAAATGACAGCTTACTACGGAGCCCTGTAAAGAGAACTAAGACATGTCAACTTGGTTTGTCTAAGGAGCTGTCACAAAGAGGTGCACACATGAAGTCAGAGGCCATCAAGGTCACAGGGAAAGATGCATCATCTGTAGCTCCTTTCACACACAGAGTGACAAGATCTAGGGCTAGGTCAAGTTCTTTTGAAGTCCTTGAGAAAAGGGAATACAATGACAGTTATGGTCTGAAGGATGATTTCAACAAGGATACCGTTATCCCAATGGACTGTCCCAAGGATGACTTGGTTGGCATGGATGACAGCACTTCGGGTGCATTTGAGTTTGGAATTGAggaaaataaagataaaatgaGGTTAGATGCTGAAACTAAGGATAGTGGTCACGGAATTACTAGATTGAAAGCTATGTCAAGTAGATTGAGGAGGTCACAGAAGGAAGGAAAACAAGGCTGTTCTACTCAGAAGGTTTCTAATGGAGAGGATGTCACTGTTTCAACAAACTGCTTTAAGGATACTGTACTTAACATGTATAGTAGAAGATCACACTTCATTGGGACTGAAACTGGAAAGAACAAGTATAAACTGGGGTTAGATGCTAAAAGCTTTGATAGTGGACACAGAACTACTAGATCAAGAGCTATGTCAAGCAGCTTGAGGAGCCctaggaaagagagagagggagactgtCATACTCAGAAGAATAGTAGCAACATGAATGTCACTGTTTCAGAAAGCTGTTCTAAGGGAGGTGTATGTGACAACAGGCATGGGGAAACTGAGATTGGAGTTggagaaattaaaaataaagaaattttagatGCTAAAATCCTTGATAGTGAtgagctgctgaatttgacTAACAAAATTGGCCATGGTACTGAAAAGTGCAAGCTGCAGTATGGCCCTTCTACTGATCTCCACACTCAACATGCTGGCAAGCATTTGTTGTCAGCTGTTGGATGTGATCAAGTTGAAGGCCTGGTAAGACAGAGGTCAGAGGCTTCTGATGATTTACAGGAATCGAAGCATAGTTGCAGTAAAACAGTTGCcacaggaaagaaaaagaagaggaaaaggaatgTCCAACAT